CGTGACCGACACGGTGATCCAGCGCCTGAACGCCCAGCTGCCGACGCTGAGCTTCAACCGCATGCCGGTTCCGGCCCAGCCGCAGTCGTAAGACGGGCCATGCCCGATCCGAGGTTCTTTCAGACCCTGTCGCCCCTGACGGTCGCCGCCCTCGCCGAGCATATCGGCGGGGAGGTGGTCCGGGGCGGCGATGTCGTCATCTCGGCCGTTGCGCCCCTGTCCAGTGCGGACCGGGGCGCGATTGCGTTTTTAGGCGACCGCAAGTTCGCCGCTGCTCTGGCCGAGACGAAGGCCGGTTGCGTGATCGTGCCGTCGTCGGCCGTGGATGCGGCGCCCGCTGACGCCGCCGTCATCGTGTCGGGCGAGGCTCAGGCCGCTTGGGCGCGGGCGTCGGCCCTGCTGCATCGGCCGGTCCGTCTGGATCGCGCGATCAGCGCCGCCGAGGCCGCCGAGGACGACACTGTGGTGATCGAACCGGGCGTGATCCTGGGCGAGGGCGTCCGCATCGGCCGGGGCAGCCGCATCGGCGCCAACACCGTGATCGGGCCGGGCGTGCAGATCGGTCGCGACTGCCTGATCAGCCCCGGCGTCACCGTCGGCTTCGCCCTGTTGGGCGACCGGGTGAAGCTGCTGGCGGGCGCGCGTATCGGCGAGGCGGGCTTCGGCGCCGCCGGGTCGAAGGCCGGGCCTGTCGACATTCCCCAACTGGGGCGAGTGATCCTGCAGGACGGGGTGACGGTCGGGGCCAACTCCTGCATCGACAGGGGCGCCTATGACGACACTGTCATCGGCGAGAACACCAAGATCGATAATCTGGTCATGATCGGCCACAACTGCGTCATCGGCCGCAATAACCTGATGGCGGCGCACACCGGCATCTCGGGTTCGGTCACCAGCGGCGACAACTGCATCTTCGGCGGCCGGGCGGGCGTGGGCGACCACATCACCATCGGCGAAGGCGCCCGCGTCGCGGCCGGCGGCGGCGTCCTGGCCGATGTTCCGCCGGGCGAGATCTGGTCCGGCTATCCCGCCAAGCCGCTTCGCCAGTTCTTGCGCGAGACGGTATGGCTGTCCAAACAGGCGTCCCAGAAGAAGGGCGCGAAGGAATCGAAAGAATGAGCGAAGACAACAAGATCGACTACGCCGAGGTGATGCGTCGCCTGCCGCACCGCTACCCCTTCCTGCTGGTGGACAAGGCTGAGGACTTCGTGGCGGCGACCTCGATCGTCGGCATCAAGAACGTCACCCACAACGAGCCCTTCTTCCCCGGCCACTTCCCGATCGACCCGGTCATGCCCGGCGTGCTGATCGTCGAGGCGATGGCCCAGACGGGCGCGCTGCTGATGTCCAAGTCGCTGGACGTGGCCGTGGCGGACAAGGTCATCATGTTCATGTCGATCGACGGCGTGCGCTTCCGTAAGCCCGCGCGTCCGGGCGACCAGCTGCGCATGGAGGTCAAGGTGATCCGCGCGCGCGGCGACGCCTATAAGTTCCGCGGCGAGACCTTTATCGACGGCAAGCTGGCCGCCGAGGCCGAGTTCATGGCCATGGTCGTCACCGTAGCGGAGCCCGCCCAGTGACCATCCACCCGACCGCCGTGGTGGACGCCTCGGCGACCCTGGCGGACGGGGTCGAGATCGGCCCGTGGTGCACGGTCGGGCCGGCCGTGACCCTGGCCCCGGGCGTTCGCCTGGTCAGCCACGTCGTGATCCAGCAGGACGTGAGCGTCGGCGCGAACACGACCATCCACCCCTTCGCCGTCATCGGCGGCGATCCGCAGCACGGCGGCTACAAGGGCGAGCCGGTTCGGCTGGAGATCGGCGAGAACAACTTGATCCGCGAGCACTGCACCTTCAACCGGGGCACGCCTCAAGGAACGGGCGTCACCCGCGTCGGCTCGAACAACCTGTTCATGACCGGCGCCCACGTCGGCCACGACTGCGTGGTCGGCGACAACGTCGTCATGGCCAACAACGCCACCCTGGGCGGCCACGCCCAGATCGGCGACAAGGTCTTCCTGGGCGGCCTGTGCGCCGTGCACCAGAACGGCCGGGTCGGGCAGGGCGCCATCGTCGGCGGCTTGGCCGCAGTGACGCGCGACGTCATTCCCTACGGCTCGGCCTGGGGCAACCACGCCAGCCTGCACGGCCTCAACCTGATCGGGCTGAAACGCAAGGGCTACGGCAAGGATGCGGTGCGTCGCCTGCTGGCCGCCTATCGCGACCTGTTCGAAGGTACGGGCGTCTTCGCCGAGCGTCTGGATCGGGTCGAGCAGGCCTATGCCGACCTGCCCGAGATCATGGAGATCGTCGCCTTCATCCGTGACGGCGGCAAGCGCCCGCTGTGCCTGCCGGGCGCGGAATGATCGAGCCGCCCAAGCTGGCCCTGATCGCGGGTTCGGGCGATCTGCCCATCCGTGTCGCCCAGCGGTGCGAAGCCGATGGGCGCGAGGTCTTCATCATCCGCCTGAAGGGCTTCGCCGACGCCCACCTGCACCGCTGGCCCGGGCAGGACTTCGGCATGGCCGAGATCGGCAAGATCGTGAAGGCCATGCGCGCTGAGGGCTGCCGGGCTGTCTGTCTGGCGGGCTACGTCAACCGGCCGGATTTCAAGACGTTGAAGCCTGATCTTAAGGGCGCGTCCCTGCTGCCCGGCATCATCGCGGCGGCGTCCAAGGGCGATGACGCCCTGCTGCGGAAGATCCTGTCGGTATTCGAGGATGAAGGCTTCGCCGTCGAGGGCGCGGACGATCTCCTAGGCGGCGAGATGCTGGCGGCTGGGGCGCTGGGCCGCGTTGCGCCGACCGGTGAGCAGCTTTCGGATCTGAGGAAGGCGCTGCACGTCGCTGAAAAATCGGGCGAACTGGACATCGGTCAGGGCGCGGTCGTCTGCGACGGCCTGGTGCTGGCGGTCGAGGCGCAGGAAGGCACGGACGAGATGCTGCGCCGCGTGGCGCATCTGCCCGCCGACCTGCGCGGCTCGCCGGGTTTCGCGCGCGGCGCGTTGGGCAAGGCGCCCAAGCCGATCCAGGATCTCCGCGTCGACATGCCGGTGATCGGGCCGACCACGGTCGAACTGGCCGCCGCCGCGGGCCTGGCGGGGATCGGCGGGTTTGAGGGACGGCTGATCGTCATCGACCACGAAAGTCTGGTCGAGGCGGCCGATCGTCTGGGCCTGTTCGTCTGGGGCGTTGAGCGATGAGCCGTCCTCTGAAAGTCATGCTCGTGGCGGCCGAGGCCTCGGGCGACGCTCTGGGCGCCGGGCTGGCGCGAGCGCTGAAGACGCGGCTGGGCGACGACGTGGTCTTCGTCGGCGTGGGCGGCCCCAAGATGGCGGCCGAGGGCGTCGTCAGCCCCTTCGATATCGCCGAACTGTCGATCCTGGGCTGGATCGAAGGGCTGAAGGCTTATGGCCGGGTCAAGAAGCGCGTGGCCGAGACGGCGGCGCTGGCGGCGGCTGAAAAGCCGGACGCCGTGGTGCTGATCGACAGCTGGGGCTTCACCATCCGCGTGGCCCAGGCGATCCGCGCCGCCTCGCCGAAGACGCCGCTGATCAAATACGTCGGGCCGCAGGTGTGGGCCTCGCGACCGGGCCGGGCCAAGACGCTGGCCGGGGCGGTGGATCACCTGCTGGCCCTCTACGCGCTGGACGCGCCGTGGTTCGAGAAGGCGGGCCTGCCGACGACTGTCGTCGGCTCGCAGGCGCTGCACGTCGACATGGCGGGGGCCGACGGCGCCCGTTTCCGCGCGGCGCGGGGCATTGCGGCGGATGCGCCGCTGCTGCTGGTCCTGCCGGGCAGCCGGCCCAGCGAGATTACACGCATGACGCCTGTCTATGAGCAGGCGGTGAAGCAACTGAAGGGCGAGATCCCGGGGCTGGAGGTCGCCGTCGTCGCGGCGGGCACTGTCGCCGCCGATGTGGCGGGCCGCGTCGCCGCCTGGCCGTTCCGCGCCCACGTCGTGCAGGAAGCCGACAAGTACGACGCGATGAAGGCTGCGAACGCCGCCCTGGCCACCAGCGGCACGGTCTCGACCGAACTGGCGCTGGCGGGCGCGCCGATGGTCATCGCCTATAAGATCGACGGGCTGAGCTACGCCCTGATGAAACGGCTGGTGACGGCCAAACACATCACCCTGTTCAACATCGCTGCCGACGAGGCCATCGCGCCGGAGTTCATCCAGCATGAGGCGACGCCGCAGGCCCTGGCCAAGGCGGTGGGGCGGTTGCTGACCGATCGCGAGGCGGCGGCCGATCAGGCGCGTCGTCAGACCGAGGCTCTGGACCTGATGGGGCGCGGCGGACCGGACCCGTCGGACCTGGCGGCGGATGCGGTGCTGCGGGTGATTGCGGCGAAGGCGGGCTAACTCGCCGTCATCCCGGCCGCAGCCCCGCAGGGGCGAAGAGCCGGGACCGTCCAAGGCGCAGCGGATCGGTGTTCGGCGTTTCCGCCGGTCCCGGATAGCCCTTCGGGCTTCGGGGACGACGCGAGGGTGGGGGCTTAGGCCAGCAAGGCCCGCGTCGCGGCTTCCACGTCCGCCTGGCGCATCAGGCTTTCGCCGACCAGCAGGGCGCGGGCGCCCGCATCCGCCACGCGCGCTACATCCTCCGGCGTAAACAGGCCGCTTTCGGCGACCAGCAGCGCGCCGGCCGGGCTCATCGCCGCCAGTTGCTCCGTCGTCGCCAGATCGACCTCGAAGGTCCGCAGCGAGCGGTTGTTGACGCCGATCAAGGCGTCGTCGCGGCCGTCGACCAGTTGGGCGGCGCGCGCCATCTCGTCCGCGTCGTGCGTCTCGATCAGGGCGTCCATGCCCCAGCGGGTCGCCTCGGTGAGCAGTTCGGCGGCCAAGGCGTCGTCCACCATGTCCATGATGATCAGGATGCAGTCGGCGCCGAGCGCCCGGCTCTCGGCCACCTGCCACGGATCGACCAGAAAGTCCTTGCGCAGGCAGGGCAGGGCCACCGCCGCGCGCGCGGCGGTCAGATAGGCGTCGTCGCCCTGGAAGCTCGGCCCATCGGTCAGCACGGACAGGCAGGCGGCGCCGCCGCGCTCATAGGCCTGCGCCAGGACGGGCGGGTCGAAGTCGGCGCGGATCAACCCCTTGGACGGGCTGGCCTTCTTGATCTCGGCGATCAGGGCCGGGCGGCCGGTTTCGGCGAACCGGCGGGCCAGGGCGGCGCGGAAGCCGCGTGGCGCCGAGGCTTCACGGGCGCGGGCCTCAACGGCGTCCTGCGAAACGGCGGCCTTGCGGGCGGCGACATCCTCGCGCTTGTAGGCGGCGATGCGGTCCAGAACGTCGCTCATCAGGCGTCCTCGTCTTCGATCGGCGCGTGGGAGACGCGCACCAGTTCAGCCAGGGCGGCGGCGGCGCGGCCGTCATCGATGACGGCGGCGGCCAGTTCGGCGCCGGATTTCAGGTCTTCGGCCCGCCCGGCCACGACCAGGGCGGCGGCGGCGTTCAGTAGGACGATGTCGCGATAGGGGTCGCGCTCGCCCGCCAGCAGGGCGGTCAGGGCCGCCGCATTGTGCTCGGCGTCGCCGCCGCGCAGGTCGTCCAGCGTGGCCAGCGGCAGTCCGGCGTCGGCGGGCGTGACGGTGAAGCGGCGCACGGCGCCGTCCTTCCATTCCGCCA
Above is a window of Brevundimonas naejangsanensis DNA encoding:
- the lpxD gene encoding UDP-3-O-(3-hydroxymyristoyl)glucosamine N-acyltransferase; the protein is MPDPRFFQTLSPLTVAALAEHIGGEVVRGGDVVISAVAPLSSADRGAIAFLGDRKFAAALAETKAGCVIVPSSAVDAAPADAAVIVSGEAQAAWARASALLHRPVRLDRAISAAEAAEDDTVVIEPGVILGEGVRIGRGSRIGANTVIGPGVQIGRDCLISPGVTVGFALLGDRVKLLAGARIGEAGFGAAGSKAGPVDIPQLGRVILQDGVTVGANSCIDRGAYDDTVIGENTKIDNLVMIGHNCVIGRNNLMAAHTGISGSVTSGDNCIFGGRAGVGDHITIGEGARVAAGGGVLADVPPGEIWSGYPAKPLRQFLRETVWLSKQASQKKGAKESKE
- the fabZ gene encoding 3-hydroxyacyl-ACP dehydratase FabZ, which codes for MSEDNKIDYAEVMRRLPHRYPFLLVDKAEDFVAATSIVGIKNVTHNEPFFPGHFPIDPVMPGVLIVEAMAQTGALLMSKSLDVAVADKVIMFMSIDGVRFRKPARPGDQLRMEVKVIRARGDAYKFRGETFIDGKLAAEAEFMAMVVTVAEPAQ
- the lpxA gene encoding acyl-ACP--UDP-N-acetylglucosamine O-acyltransferase, translated to MTIHPTAVVDASATLADGVEIGPWCTVGPAVTLAPGVRLVSHVVIQQDVSVGANTTIHPFAVIGGDPQHGGYKGEPVRLEIGENNLIREHCTFNRGTPQGTGVTRVGSNNLFMTGAHVGHDCVVGDNVVMANNATLGGHAQIGDKVFLGGLCAVHQNGRVGQGAIVGGLAAVTRDVIPYGSAWGNHASLHGLNLIGLKRKGYGKDAVRRLLAAYRDLFEGTGVFAERLDRVEQAYADLPEIMEIVAFIRDGGKRPLCLPGAE
- the lpxI gene encoding UDP-2,3-diacylglucosamine diphosphatase; translation: MIEPPKLALIAGSGDLPIRVAQRCEADGREVFIIRLKGFADAHLHRWPGQDFGMAEIGKIVKAMRAEGCRAVCLAGYVNRPDFKTLKPDLKGASLLPGIIAAASKGDDALLRKILSVFEDEGFAVEGADDLLGGEMLAAGALGRVAPTGEQLSDLRKALHVAEKSGELDIGQGAVVCDGLVLAVEAQEGTDEMLRRVAHLPADLRGSPGFARGALGKAPKPIQDLRVDMPVIGPTTVELAAAAGLAGIGGFEGRLIVIDHESLVEAADRLGLFVWGVER
- the lpxB gene encoding lipid-A-disaccharide synthase; the protein is MSRPLKVMLVAAEASGDALGAGLARALKTRLGDDVVFVGVGGPKMAAEGVVSPFDIAELSILGWIEGLKAYGRVKKRVAETAALAAAEKPDAVVLIDSWGFTIRVAQAIRAASPKTPLIKYVGPQVWASRPGRAKTLAGAVDHLLALYALDAPWFEKAGLPTTVVGSQALHVDMAGADGARFRAARGIAADAPLLLVLPGSRPSEITRMTPVYEQAVKQLKGEIPGLEVAVVAAGTVAADVAGRVAAWPFRAHVVQEADKYDAMKAANAALATSGTVSTELALAGAPMVIAYKIDGLSYALMKRLVTAKHITLFNIAADEAIAPEFIQHEATPQALAKAVGRLLTDREAAADQARRQTEALDLMGRGGPDPSDLAADAVLRVIAAKAG
- the trpC gene encoding indole-3-glycerol phosphate synthase TrpC; this translates as MSDVLDRIAAYKREDVAARKAAVSQDAVEARAREASAPRGFRAALARRFAETGRPALIAEIKKASPSKGLIRADFDPPVLAQAYERGGAACLSVLTDGPSFQGDDAYLTAARAAVALPCLRKDFLVDPWQVAESRALGADCILIIMDMVDDALAAELLTEATRWGMDALIETHDADEMARAAQLVDGRDDALIGVNNRSLRTFEVDLATTEQLAAMSPAGALLVAESGLFTPEDVARVADAGARALLVGESLMRQADVEAATRALLA